One stretch of Scatophagus argus isolate fScaArg1 chromosome 18, fScaArg1.pri, whole genome shotgun sequence DNA includes these proteins:
- the ipo4 gene encoding importin-4 isoform X2, with product MTEELEKILLQLTQPDNAVIQQATAQLKQAFKDPAIIPALCAVMSGSQNPQVRQSAAVMLRLRVKKHWKKINPSDRESLKAVVLQAFTQEAEHTVQHSLSQLCAVMVKHETPDRWPALLQLLSQSTKSSNPHDRQVGLLLLNKVMESNPEPFKPHYCQLLQLLSAVLQDHSNPTALYYCILTLTAITAYTGTEEMNQMRSLIPSLIVALKYLIKADQNQASEAMEVFNELMESEVSIIVPHVADIVRFCLEVGSDTTLSDSLRVKALFCIAFLIKLKSKTVLKQKLLSPILQAIFPVLVAAPPPGEQDPEDEEDDSGDGTENDNPKHCAAQIIDTMALHMPPEKLFQQLMPLTQGCLASENPYQRKGGLMCLAVLAEGCADHIRTKMLSSVLQTVCQSLSDSNQVVRSAGLFALGQFSEHLQPEVSKYCSDLMPLLLGYLSSLNQARVGHVTKAFYALENFMENLGADIEPYLPTLMETMLSALTNTENLKIKELAVSAIGAIANAAKELLVPYFTPVIESLKGFLTTTTEEMRSLQTQSLDTLSVLARTIGKDVFSPLAAECVQLGLNLTDTIDDPDLRRCTYSLYSAVSTVSPDCLTPHLTSITTVMLLALKSNEGITAHIEEDKTFVLLDEDDDDDSNEEDKDVDDFLEDETETDVHDVAGFSVENAYIDEKEDACDALGEIALSTGAAFQPFVESCFQQVYEMRDFPHEDIRRAAFGAMGQFCRAQHQVWKENPTEANHQALLKLLDVVLPCFVETVRTEQERQVVMSILETMNGVINSCKEEVFKNPSRLQEISHVIRDVLKRKTACQDGGDEADDEDQQAEFDAMLQEFAGEGIPLLASSVPADKFAPFLNDLLPLIMSKAKSSCTVADRSFSVGTIGEILQALVSAPGGRGVAGRLSNRLLPVLVAGVRDGDPEVRNNSVFGLGCLAQAAGPIVVSDYPMMLSVFSNLLSKESDLRVIDNLCAALCRMIMSNVDAVPLEQVVPALVARLPLKEDMEENKTVFSCLAMLYTNSPALVVKLMKPIVAASSHVIGNNDVDKETQNTSVMLMKQFAQHHSADFQAAVTSLPGEQQANLSAAISAS from the exons ACCCTCAG GTCCGTCAGTCAGCTGCAGTGATGCTGAGGCTGAGAGTTAAGAAACACTGGAAGAAGATTAACcccagtgacagagagag CCTGAAGGCAGTGGTGCTGCAGGCCTTCACGCAGGAAGCAGA GCACACAGTTCAGCACTCGCTCTCCCAGCTGTGCGCTGTGATGGTTAAACATGAGACACCAGACCGCTggcctgctctgctgcagctcctcagtCAGTCCACCAAGAGCAGCAACCCTCATGACAGACAG GTTGGGCTCTTGCTGCTGAATAAGGTGATGGAGTCCAACCCTGAGCCTTTCAAGCCCCACTactgccagctgctgcagctgcttagTGCTGTACTGCAGGACCACAGCAACCCAACAGCCTTGTACTACTGCATCCTCACCCTCACAGCCATCACTGCTTACACAGGGACAGAAGAGATG AACCAAATGCGTTCACTCATCCCAAGTTTGATTGTTGCTCTGAAATACCTCATCAAGGCAGATCAG AACCAAGCCAGCGAGGCCATGGAGGTGTTTAATGAGCTCATGGAGAGTGAGGTGTCCATCATTGTCCCTCATGTTGCTGACATTGTCCGCTTCTGCTTGGAG GTGGGCAGTGACACCACACTGAGCGACTCTCTGCGGGTGAAAGCACTCTTTTGCATTGCCTTCCTCATCAAGCTGAAGAGCAAG acGGTGCTGAAGCAGAAGCTGCTGAGCCCCATCCTGCAGGCCATTTTCCCTGTGCTGGTCGCAGCTCCCCCACCTGGTGAGCAGGAcccagaggatgaggaggatgacagCGGAGATGGCACAGAGAACGACAATCCCAAACACTGCGCTGCTCAG ATCATTGACACCATGGCGCTCCATATGCCCCCAGAGAAACTGTTTCAACAACTG ATGCCCCTCACTCAGGGCTGCCTTGCCAGTGAGAACCCCTATCAGAGGAAGGGGGGTCTCATGTGTCTCGCTGTGCTGGCTGAAGGCTGTGCTGACCACATACGCACCAA GATGCTGTCGTCTGTGCTGCAGACTGTGTGTCAGAGTCTCTCTGACAGTAACCAGGTGGTGCGCAGCGCCGGCCTTTTTGCTCTGGGGCAGTTCTCTGAGCATTTACAG CCTGAAGTGAGTAAATACTGTTCGGACTTGATGCCTTTGCTGCTGGGTTACCTTTCATCCTTGAACCAAGCCAGGGTCGGCCATGTCACCAAGGCCTTTTACGCCCTCGAGAACTTCATGGAGAACTTAG GAGCAGATATTGAGCCCTATTTGCCCACCCTGATGGAGACGATGTTGTCTGCTCTCACCAACACTGAAAACCTCAAGATAAAAGAGCTCGCTGTGTCTGCTATTGGTGCCATCG CCAACGCTGCCAAAGAGCTGCTGGTGCCCTACTTCACTCCAGTTATTGAAAGTCTGAAGGGCTTCCTGACCACCACCACAGAGGAAATGAGGTCTCTACAAACTCAGTCGCTGG ATACTCTCTCTGTGCTGGCTCGTACAATCGGCAAAGATGTGTTCAGCCCTCTGGCTGCAGAGTGTGTCCAGCTGGGCCTCAACCTCACCGACACCATTGATGACCCGGACTTGAGACGCTGCAC GTACAGTCTGTACTCTGCTGTATCCACAGTGAGCCCAGACTGCCTGACTCCTCACCTCACGTCCATCACAACAGTCATGCTGCTCGCACTCAAGTCCAATGAAGGCATTACG gCACACATTGAGGAGGACAAGACCTTCGTCCTGCTGGATGAAGATGACGATGACGACAGCAACGAAGAAGATAAAGATGTGGATGACTTTCTGGAAGACGAGACTGAGACAGACGTCCATGATGTTGCAGG GTTCAGCGTGGAAAACGCCTACATCGATGAGAAGGAGGATGCCTGCGATGCCCTGGGAGAGATTGCCCTCAGCACCGG TGCTGCCTTCCAGCCCTTCGTGGAGTCCTGCTTCCAGCAGGTTTATGAAATGAGAGAT TTTCCTCATGAGGACATCCGCAGGGCAGCGTTCGGGGCCATGGGTCAGTTTTGTCGAGCTCAGCACCAAGTGTGGAAGGAGAATCCTACTGAGGCCAACCACCAGG CCCTGCTCAAGCTGCTCGATGTGGTGCTTCCCTGCTTTGTGGAAACTGTGCGAACCGAGCAGGAGCGCCAGGTTGTGATGAGCATCCTGGAAACCATGAACGGTGTCATCAACTCCTGCAAGGAGGAGGTTTTCAAAAACCCTTCACGCCTTCAGGAGATCAGCCATGTCATCCGTGATGTGCTCAAGAGAAAG ACTGCTTGTCAGGACGGTGGTGATGAAGCTGATGATGAAGACCAACAG gCCGAGTTTGACGCCATGCTCCAGGAGTTCGCCGGGGAGGGAATCCCCCTGCTGGCCTCCTCTGTACCTGCAGACAAGTTTGCCCCTTTCCTCAACGACCTGCTGCCTCTCATCATGAGCAAAGCT AAATCTTCGTGCACAGTGGCAGATCGCTCCTTCTCTGTGGGGACGATCGGAGAAATCCTGCAGGCGCTTGTGAGCGCGCCTGGCGGCCGGGGAGTGGCAGGCCGACTGTCCAATCGTTTGCTCCCCGTGCTGGTAGCCGGCGTGAGGGACGGTGATCCTGAAGTTCGCAACAACAGCGTGTTCGGACTGGGATGTCTGGCCCAAGCAGCTGGACCCATCGTCGTATC AGACTACCCCATGATGCTGTCTGTGTTCTCCAACCTGCTGTCCAAAGAGTCGGACCTGCGGGTGATCGACAACCTGTGTGCTGCCCTCTGCAGGATGATCATGAGCAACGTGGATGCTGTCCCTCTGGAGCAG GTCGTTCCTGCTTTGGTGGCTCGTCTTCCCCTCAAAGAGGACATGGAGGAGAACAAGACGGTGTTCAGCTGCCTGGCTATGCTCTACACAAACAGTCCTGCTCTG GTGGTGAAGCTAATGAAGCCGATCGTCGCTGCTTCCAGTCACGTCATCGGAAACAATGACGTTGATAAAG AGACGCAGAACACGTCCGTCATGCTGATGAAGCAGTTCGCCCAGCACCACTCTGCCGACTTCCAGGCAGCTGTGACCTCACTTCCTGGAGAGCAGCAGGCCAATCTCAGCGCGGCCATCTCTGCCTCGTAg
- the si:ch211-196f5.2 gene encoding uncharacterized protein si:ch211-196f5.2, producing MVRVELEWELPMSVTLPVQVEPDPAHQPFPFLDTTLADLGIQESEVKERVVWVDTKKTQVKNKAGKLKEKEITILEVRVKAQKPGDKQLQEVLYSTEAHTDRSFCRTGVDILPWKHTSTGEDGLTPVHMTMALENQQPDVTEAQRQREI from the exons ATGGTGCGGGTGGAGCTGGAGTGGGAGTTGCCCATGTCGGTGACACTGCCCGTCCAGGTGGAGCCCGACCCGGCGCACCAACCCTTCCCCTTCCTGGACACAACACTGGCCGACCTGGGCATCCAAGA GTCAGAGGTGAAGGAGAGGGTGGTGTGGGTCGACACCAAGAAGACGCAGGTTAAAAACAAAGCGGGGAagctgaaggagaaagagatcACCATCCTGGAG GTGAGAGTGAAAGCTCAGAAGCCTGGAGACAAACAGCTGCAGGAGGTCCTGTACAGCACCGAGGCCCACACCGACCGCTCCTTCTGCCGCACAGGGGTGGACATCCTGCCCTGGAAACACACGTCTACAG gggAGGACGGACTGACGCCGGTGCACATGACGATGGCCTTGGAGAACCAGCAGCCTGATGTCACTGAGGCCCAGAGACAGCGCGAGATCTGA
- the ipo4 gene encoding importin-4 isoform X1 — protein sequence MDQNLISWATLEEEIFIFSNRQRDATAQLKQAFKDPAIIPALCAVMSGSQNPQVRQSAAVMLRLRVKKHWKKINPSDRESLKAVVLQAFTQEAEHTVQHSLSQLCAVMVKHETPDRWPALLQLLSQSTKSSNPHDRQVGLLLLNKVMESNPEPFKPHYCQLLQLLSAVLQDHSNPTALYYCILTLTAITAYTGTEEMNQMRSLIPSLIVALKYLIKADQNQASEAMEVFNELMESEVSIIVPHVADIVRFCLEVGSDTTLSDSLRVKALFCIAFLIKLKSKTVLKQKLLSPILQAIFPVLVAAPPPGEQDPEDEEDDSGDGTENDNPKHCAAQIIDTMALHMPPEKLFQQLMPLTQGCLASENPYQRKGGLMCLAVLAEGCADHIRTKMLSSVLQTVCQSLSDSNQVVRSAGLFALGQFSEHLQPEVSKYCSDLMPLLLGYLSSLNQARVGHVTKAFYALENFMENLGADIEPYLPTLMETMLSALTNTENLKIKELAVSAIGAIANAAKELLVPYFTPVIESLKGFLTTTTEEMRSLQTQSLDTLSVLARTIGKDVFSPLAAECVQLGLNLTDTIDDPDLRRCTYSLYSAVSTVSPDCLTPHLTSITTVMLLALKSNEGITAHIEEDKTFVLLDEDDDDDSNEEDKDVDDFLEDETETDVHDVAGFSVENAYIDEKEDACDALGEIALSTGAAFQPFVESCFQQVYEMRDFPHEDIRRAAFGAMGQFCRAQHQVWKENPTEANHQALLKLLDVVLPCFVETVRTEQERQVVMSILETMNGVINSCKEEVFKNPSRLQEISHVIRDVLKRKTACQDGGDEADDEDQQAEFDAMLQEFAGEGIPLLASSVPADKFAPFLNDLLPLIMSKAKSSCTVADRSFSVGTIGEILQALVSAPGGRGVAGRLSNRLLPVLVAGVRDGDPEVRNNSVFGLGCLAQAAGPIVVSDYPMMLSVFSNLLSKESDLRVIDNLCAALCRMIMSNVDAVPLEQVVPALVARLPLKEDMEENKTVFSCLAMLYTNSPALVVKLMKPIVAASSHVIGNNDVDKETQNTSVMLMKQFAQHHSADFQAAVTSLPGEQQANLSAAISAS from the exons ACCCTCAG GTCCGTCAGTCAGCTGCAGTGATGCTGAGGCTGAGAGTTAAGAAACACTGGAAGAAGATTAACcccagtgacagagagag CCTGAAGGCAGTGGTGCTGCAGGCCTTCACGCAGGAAGCAGA GCACACAGTTCAGCACTCGCTCTCCCAGCTGTGCGCTGTGATGGTTAAACATGAGACACCAGACCGCTggcctgctctgctgcagctcctcagtCAGTCCACCAAGAGCAGCAACCCTCATGACAGACAG GTTGGGCTCTTGCTGCTGAATAAGGTGATGGAGTCCAACCCTGAGCCTTTCAAGCCCCACTactgccagctgctgcagctgcttagTGCTGTACTGCAGGACCACAGCAACCCAACAGCCTTGTACTACTGCATCCTCACCCTCACAGCCATCACTGCTTACACAGGGACAGAAGAGATG AACCAAATGCGTTCACTCATCCCAAGTTTGATTGTTGCTCTGAAATACCTCATCAAGGCAGATCAG AACCAAGCCAGCGAGGCCATGGAGGTGTTTAATGAGCTCATGGAGAGTGAGGTGTCCATCATTGTCCCTCATGTTGCTGACATTGTCCGCTTCTGCTTGGAG GTGGGCAGTGACACCACACTGAGCGACTCTCTGCGGGTGAAAGCACTCTTTTGCATTGCCTTCCTCATCAAGCTGAAGAGCAAG acGGTGCTGAAGCAGAAGCTGCTGAGCCCCATCCTGCAGGCCATTTTCCCTGTGCTGGTCGCAGCTCCCCCACCTGGTGAGCAGGAcccagaggatgaggaggatgacagCGGAGATGGCACAGAGAACGACAATCCCAAACACTGCGCTGCTCAG ATCATTGACACCATGGCGCTCCATATGCCCCCAGAGAAACTGTTTCAACAACTG ATGCCCCTCACTCAGGGCTGCCTTGCCAGTGAGAACCCCTATCAGAGGAAGGGGGGTCTCATGTGTCTCGCTGTGCTGGCTGAAGGCTGTGCTGACCACATACGCACCAA GATGCTGTCGTCTGTGCTGCAGACTGTGTGTCAGAGTCTCTCTGACAGTAACCAGGTGGTGCGCAGCGCCGGCCTTTTTGCTCTGGGGCAGTTCTCTGAGCATTTACAG CCTGAAGTGAGTAAATACTGTTCGGACTTGATGCCTTTGCTGCTGGGTTACCTTTCATCCTTGAACCAAGCCAGGGTCGGCCATGTCACCAAGGCCTTTTACGCCCTCGAGAACTTCATGGAGAACTTAG GAGCAGATATTGAGCCCTATTTGCCCACCCTGATGGAGACGATGTTGTCTGCTCTCACCAACACTGAAAACCTCAAGATAAAAGAGCTCGCTGTGTCTGCTATTGGTGCCATCG CCAACGCTGCCAAAGAGCTGCTGGTGCCCTACTTCACTCCAGTTATTGAAAGTCTGAAGGGCTTCCTGACCACCACCACAGAGGAAATGAGGTCTCTACAAACTCAGTCGCTGG ATACTCTCTCTGTGCTGGCTCGTACAATCGGCAAAGATGTGTTCAGCCCTCTGGCTGCAGAGTGTGTCCAGCTGGGCCTCAACCTCACCGACACCATTGATGACCCGGACTTGAGACGCTGCAC GTACAGTCTGTACTCTGCTGTATCCACAGTGAGCCCAGACTGCCTGACTCCTCACCTCACGTCCATCACAACAGTCATGCTGCTCGCACTCAAGTCCAATGAAGGCATTACG gCACACATTGAGGAGGACAAGACCTTCGTCCTGCTGGATGAAGATGACGATGACGACAGCAACGAAGAAGATAAAGATGTGGATGACTTTCTGGAAGACGAGACTGAGACAGACGTCCATGATGTTGCAGG GTTCAGCGTGGAAAACGCCTACATCGATGAGAAGGAGGATGCCTGCGATGCCCTGGGAGAGATTGCCCTCAGCACCGG TGCTGCCTTCCAGCCCTTCGTGGAGTCCTGCTTCCAGCAGGTTTATGAAATGAGAGAT TTTCCTCATGAGGACATCCGCAGGGCAGCGTTCGGGGCCATGGGTCAGTTTTGTCGAGCTCAGCACCAAGTGTGGAAGGAGAATCCTACTGAGGCCAACCACCAGG CCCTGCTCAAGCTGCTCGATGTGGTGCTTCCCTGCTTTGTGGAAACTGTGCGAACCGAGCAGGAGCGCCAGGTTGTGATGAGCATCCTGGAAACCATGAACGGTGTCATCAACTCCTGCAAGGAGGAGGTTTTCAAAAACCCTTCACGCCTTCAGGAGATCAGCCATGTCATCCGTGATGTGCTCAAGAGAAAG ACTGCTTGTCAGGACGGTGGTGATGAAGCTGATGATGAAGACCAACAG gCCGAGTTTGACGCCATGCTCCAGGAGTTCGCCGGGGAGGGAATCCCCCTGCTGGCCTCCTCTGTACCTGCAGACAAGTTTGCCCCTTTCCTCAACGACCTGCTGCCTCTCATCATGAGCAAAGCT AAATCTTCGTGCACAGTGGCAGATCGCTCCTTCTCTGTGGGGACGATCGGAGAAATCCTGCAGGCGCTTGTGAGCGCGCCTGGCGGCCGGGGAGTGGCAGGCCGACTGTCCAATCGTTTGCTCCCCGTGCTGGTAGCCGGCGTGAGGGACGGTGATCCTGAAGTTCGCAACAACAGCGTGTTCGGACTGGGATGTCTGGCCCAAGCAGCTGGACCCATCGTCGTATC AGACTACCCCATGATGCTGTCTGTGTTCTCCAACCTGCTGTCCAAAGAGTCGGACCTGCGGGTGATCGACAACCTGTGTGCTGCCCTCTGCAGGATGATCATGAGCAACGTGGATGCTGTCCCTCTGGAGCAG GTCGTTCCTGCTTTGGTGGCTCGTCTTCCCCTCAAAGAGGACATGGAGGAGAACAAGACGGTGTTCAGCTGCCTGGCTATGCTCTACACAAACAGTCCTGCTCTG GTGGTGAAGCTAATGAAGCCGATCGTCGCTGCTTCCAGTCACGTCATCGGAAACAATGACGTTGATAAAG AGACGCAGAACACGTCCGTCATGCTGATGAAGCAGTTCGCCCAGCACCACTCTGCCGACTTCCAGGCAGCTGTGACCTCACTTCCTGGAGAGCAGCAGGCCAATCTCAGCGCGGCCATCTCTGCCTCGTAg